Proteins encoded within one genomic window of Apis mellifera strain DH4 linkage group LG1, Amel_HAv3.1, whole genome shotgun sequence:
- the LOC410050 gene encoding mitotic checkpoint protein BUB3: protein MESRTEFKIKSPPTDAISAVEFGRNSTQFLLVSSWDSTVRLYDIHTNTMRLKYNHDLPVLDVAFQDAVHAYSGGLGNTLKMYDINSNTESVMGTHDKPIRKIEYSAAVNAILTGGWDAAVKLWDPRTPTCVGSYLQPDVVLALSVCGDKFVVGTAKRKVCIWDLRNMAGMFQRRESSLKYQTRCIKGFPNEQGYVLSSIEGRVAVEYLDTTPEAQKKKYAFKCHRIKENNVEHIYPVNAISFHSTYNTFATGGSDGYVNIWDGFNKKRLCQFHRYNAGVAALSFSHDGSVLAIGVSYLNEAEIPPGGNDEREIYIRYVNDQETKPK, encoded by the exons atggAATCTCGGAcagaattcaaaataaaatctccTCCAACTGATGCGATTTCGGCAGTAGAATTTGGACGGAATTCAACacaatttcttcttgtttcttcATGGGATAGTACAGTGCGCTTGTATGATATTCATACAAATACTatgagattaaaatataatcatgatTTACCAGTTTTAGATGTTGCATTTCag GATGCTGTACATGCTTATAGTGGAGGTTTAGGAAATACATTAAAGATGTATGACATAAATAGTAATACTG aatcagTCATGGGAACACATGATAAACCAATtaggaaaattgaatattctgCCGCAGTCAATGCAATATTAACTGGAGGATGGGATGCAGCAGTAAAACTTTGGGATCCTAGAACACCTACTTGTGTAGGTAGTTATTTACAACCTGATGTTGTTCTTGCTTTGTCTGTATGTGGAGATAAGTTTGTAGTTGGTACAGCTAAACGCAAAGTTTGTATTTGGGATTTGAGAAACATGGCTGGTATGTTTCAAAGACGTGAAAGcagtttaaaatatcaaacacGTTGTATTAAAGGTTTTCCTAATGAGCAG gGATATGTTCTTAGTAGCATAGAGGGTCGTGTTGCTGTTGAATATCTTGATACAACACCAGAagcacaaaaaaagaaatatgcttTTAAATGTCATAggataaaggaaaataatgtAGAACATATATATCCAGTGAATGCTATTAGTTTTCATTCAACTTATAATACATTTGCAACTGGTGGTTCAGATGGTTATGTGAATATTTGGGATGGTTTTAACAAAAAACGTTTATGTCAATTTCATAGATACAATGCTGGTGTTGCTGCTCTTAGTTTCAGTCATGATGGTTCTGTACTTGCTATAGGAGTATCATATTTGAATGAAGCTGAAATTCCACCAGGTGGAAAtgatgaaagagaaatttatataagatatgtgAATGATCAAGAAACTAAacctaaataa
- the LOC100578005 gene encoding nucleolar protein 56 — MSKLFVLFEHAAGYAIFSVREFEEVGMLLPQVEASVTDLSRFNSVVKLIGFSPFKTALTALESINNISEGIAPEDLQLFLDSCIPKSGKKDEVVLGVADPKLGANITEVLNIKCDHTGAIPEIIRGIRFHFHNLVKGFTAKSSGIAQLGLGHSYSRAKVKFNVNRVDNMIIQSIALLDQLDKDINTFSMRIREWYSYHFPELVKIVPENYMYAKVAKLIKNRKELTNEKLEALEEIVMDSAKAQAIIDASKSSMGMDISPVDLLNIEMFAVRVIALADYRKQLAEYLKSKMTGVAPNLATLIGDQVGARLIAHAGSLTNLAKYPASTVQILGAEKALFRALKTRGNTPKYGLLFHSSFIGRAGTKNKGRISRYLANKCSLASRIDCFIDIPTNVFGEKLRQQVEDRLKFYETGEIPKKNIDVMKEALEEAAQVIASMEQKSAKKKKKKDKKRKSEVLENGKENGYIENGVEEETEEPVKKKKKKKKSKSLNENE; from the exons atg tcaaagctttttgttttatttgaacATGCTGCTGGCTATGCCATATTTTCTGTCAGAGAATTTGAAGAAGTGGGAATGTTATTGCCTCAAGTTGAAGCATCTGTAACAGATTTGTCTCGTTTTAACTCAGTTGTGAAATTAATTGGATTTTCACCTTTTAAAACTGCTTTAACAGCTCtagaaagtataaataatatttctgaagGAATTGCTCCAGAAGATTTACAGTTATTTTTAGACTCATGTATACCAAAATctggaaaaaaagatgaagtTGTGCTTGGAGTAGCAGATCCAAAACTTGGAGCTAATATTACtgaagtattaaatataaaatgtgatCACACTGGTGCCATTCCAGAAATTATTAGAGGAAtaagatttcattttcataatttggTAAAAGGTTTTACTGCTAAAAGTTCTGGAATTGCACAACTTGGACTTGGTCATAGTTATTCTAGAgctaaagttaaatttaatgttaatcgtGTGGATAATATGATCATACAAAGCATAGCTCTACTAGATCAATTAGATAAAGACATTAATACGTTTAGTATGCGTATaag ggAATGGTATAGTTATCATTTTCCAGAACTTGTAAAAATAGTTCCTGAGAATTATATGTATGCTAAAgttgcaaaattaataaaaaatagaaaagaacttacaaatgaaaaattagaagcTTTGGAAGAAATTGTTATGGACAGTGCCAAAGCTCAAGCAATTATTGATGCTTCTAAATCATCTATGGGAATGGATATCAGTCCTGTTGATCTTCTTAACATTGAAATGTTTGCAGTACGTGTTATTGCTTTGGCTGACTACAGAAAACAATTagcagaatatttaaaatctaaaatgacAGGCGTAGCACCAAATTTAGCTACATTAATAGGTGACCAAGTGGGAGCAAGATTAATAGCACATGCTGGATCTCTTACAAATTTAGCTAAATATCCTGCCTCTACTGTACAAATATTAGGGGCAGAAAAGGCTTTATTTAGAGCCTTGAAAACTAGAGGTAATACTCCAAAATATGGACTATTATTCCATTCAAGTTTTATTGGTCGTGCGGGTACAAAAAATAAAGGTAGAATTTCAAGGTATCTTGCCAATAAATGTTCTCTTGCATCAAGAATTGATTGTTTTATCGATATACCAACTAATGTGTTTGGTGAAAAATTGCGACAACAAGTAGAAgatagattgaaattttatgaaactgGAGAAATACCTAAGAAAAACATAGATGTAATGAAAGAAGCGTTAGAAGAAGCTGCACAAGTAATAGCGAGTATGGAACAAAAATcagctaaaaagaaaaagaaaaaagataaaaaaagaaaaagtgaagttttagaaaatggaaaagaaaatggatatattgaaaatggaGTGGAAGAAGAAACTGAAGAaccagtaaaaaaaaagaaaaaaaagaagaagtcaaaaagtttaaatgaaaatgaatga